TTTCGATCGTACCTGGGATGAGTACAAGCTGGGCTTCGGGGATGTAACCGGTGATCACTGGCTCGGGAATGAATACCTTCATCAGCTCACTCGAGGCCCTGGGCGCTATACACTGGGAGTAAAATTAGTGGACCAAGATGCCATCACAAAAATGGGAGAGTATGATCCATTCCTGGTGGAGGATGAATCATCAGCATACAGGCTGAGGCTGGGGTTGTACCAAGGCACAGCTATAGACGCTCTGACCCTGGATACAGAGAACTACCTTCACGACAACCAGAGATTCACCACtaaagacagagacaatgaCAATTATTTCCAAAATTGTGCTAAACTGGAGTTTCAGGGGGTGCCAGGAGGAGGCTGGTGGTACGACGCCTGTGCTGGTGCCAACCTCAATCGAAGGAATGTCATCTACTGGCAAAAGGACTGCAACAAGGAGCGACTGTGCAAGTATGCATGGATGATGGTGAGACCTTCAGACACAGTTAAACTGATTCACAGTGGAGAATGCAAGAAGGATGAGCTATAAGGGTTCTTAGGATTTGTGAGACTGAATGACGCGAGGTTTGGCAGCTGTTTCGGGCCAAGATTTTGGGGAGGTTTTTTAGGTTTTGTtgcaacaaacacaacattcagtTCACCACATTTTATTCAGAAATGCATGGACATGAtcacaaaatactgaaaagaacaacaactgAATCACAAACTTGGAACACAGTATGAAAATGCAGTACAATTTTAGCTCTAGCTTTGTTTCCATCAAACATTATTATCAATACATGGAGAAGAAGAGAATCTCTTTCAAGTGCAGATTTCTGGTTTATCACAGTTACAAAAAAGTGTTTCATGACATTGTAGCTTGTGACACATGTAAGATATCTTTTGCATGTCATCTCCAATCCACTGCTTACAGAACATttcacagacaacatgttttttttttgttttttttgccacagTACATTACAAGTTTGCCAGAAATACAATGAAGATATGATGACATATTGATTTAGCTACAGtaattcagagaaaaacaaatactgtataGCAATActcaagaaaagaaaatatcctGAGAATGAAGATTAATAAGCAGATGATAATAAACAGTGTGTGCTCTTAAATCCTCCACACTTTTCTGATTGAATGAAATGACTAACAAGTCTTTCAAGTTTGTAGGGGTTGTAGTGTAGACCAGTAGGATTCAGTTTGgggttatttattattttttgtaatttaatcTATGGAGTCATTACTCAGCAgaatgtgtaatgtgaaaacaatgaagCTGAATCTATATTCACTCACCTGACAAATGACATTGGCACATGTGAAGAGGCTTTGATCAGCATCAAGCTACAATCTTGACTGAGCAAGCAGATTCTGACATCAGGACGACACGTATTagcccttcaaaataaagtagTAATTCCATAGTGTGCAACCTCAATACAAACACAATACTGACAGAATTAAACATACCTGCATGTGTTATATTTTGGGTGGAAGAGCCTCAACTTTGGGGAGGACACtggcattttccttttttttatcattaaacAAATATACAGCGTTAATTATGAGATTGAAGCAATTTTATCATGGTCTCCAGATACCAAATTGTGCATCTTGAATATGAATACAGTACAACATGAAATAATCTGTGTTGATGGCATTTCCTCCACAAGAGGAAAATCAGGGAaaactggcatttttcatacagtattttgGAATCTATTTACAGTCAGTCactaattttattttatcaatACACTATATTACATATTGTCAATAATTATTTTGGGACATTGTTCTTCCATTTCCAAAGTTTGAGCACTAATTAACATACACTGTAGCAGACCTACTGATTAATGAGAAATCGTACCAGCCCCTTGATATCGTATTTTTACTGTTCATGTCACCTAATATGTAGAAATCAGGTTGATAAAGCCAAGATTATCGATACAAACATATAATTTACAGCCATCATCATACaccatctttaaaaaaataagttcATGTCAGTTTGGAGCTGACCACAGGGTTTTGTCCATACCAGTATAGTTTCTCCTCaatccttttcttcttccactgGCAAAGTAAGAGCATACGGAAGGTCTTTTGGAAAGTCTTGTTACAAAGGGCATAGCACATGGGATTAACGGTGCTGTTGACATAGCACAGCCAGTAGCCCAAATGCCAGAGTGAGAGGGGAATGCAGTCTGAGCAGAAAGTGGAAATAAGGACCATGATGTTATAAGGCGTCCATGTTAGGATGAAGGCAAGCAAGATAGCGCTGAGAGTCTGAGCTGCCTTCCGCTCCTTGATCAGcaccatcctcttcctcttggtGATCTGGCTCTTCAGCGTGGCGTCTATGGGCTTAGACGTCGACGAGGTGGATGGAACGCTCATGGACTCGGCCGAGGAGAACGTTGACGATGTCATTTTGGTGTCTCCGTTTTTGCTGTGGTGCTCCACATGTGCGTCTTTGACCACAGGCTTGAACTTGTAGGACACACACTTGCTGCTCTTCTGAGAGTTGCTTTTGGGTGGTGTCTGGAAGAAGCTTTCCTCGTCGTAGCTGCTGAGTTGCTCGCTCTCACTGCCCACTCCACTCTTGATGGTCTCGCAAGCTTGGTTCCTGAAGGAAGGCTGGAAGCCCCCCGGAGACACGGGCCTGTCCTCGTCCTCAGAAGAGGCATAACTGTTGAAGGTGGTCAGCTGACCAGCTTTGGACCACTCGTCATTGGTGGTGGCTGCTGATTTGGCAGCGTTGCTTCTGCTGGAGGAGGACCAAGAGGCTTGATTCCTGTCATGTGATGCAGACCGTAATTTACAGCTAAAACAGGATCTGATAATGGTCTTCTGAGGCTGGGTGACCCCAGAGTCTGTGGGATAGTTAATCCCCTGCAACTCCGCCAGATCCTTggtccttttctctgtctccttgtaGATTCTACAGTATAGGATTGTCATAACTGATACAGGGATATAAAAGGCAGCAATTGCTGTCCCAAAGGTGATCACAGGCTCAGAGAAAAACTGGATCTGGCATTGCCTCTCAGGGACAGTCCGTTTCCCTACAAAGTATTGCCAGCAGAGAATAGGTGGGGCCCACAGAATAAGTGACACCAGCCAGGCCAAACCTATCATGATCCCAGCTCGTTTGGGAGTCCGTTTGGCCCTGTAGGTCAGAGGTCTGGTGATGGAAAAATATCTGTCAAAACTGATCACCAACAGGTTCATGACTGAGGCATTACTGGCTACATAGTCCACTGCCAGCCACAGGTCACAGGCGAGGTTCCCTAAGGCCCAGTAGCCCATCAGTATATAAGAGGTATACAGGTTCATGGAGAAAACACCTATGATGAGGTCAGCAGCTGCCAGACTCAGCAGGTAGTAATTATTCACTGTCTTTAGTTGGCTGTTAACTTTAAAGGAGAGCATCACCAGGACATTCCCCACAATGGTGATGAGGCTGACAACAGCCGACACAGTCGCAATGGTGATCACCTCCCACAGACTGTGAGTGACCATGTGGAGATCCATTGTGCTGGTATTTACAGTGGAGTTCAGCATGCTCTCTCCTTCCATGGTCGTCTCCTGTTTATTAACATCCAACCATGACTACAGTGTTTggatttgtctttttcaggATGGTCTcctgcaaagaaaagaaagaaaatgttaatcTTTATCCAAAAAAGTTCCATATATAGCCACTAGATGGCATCAGTTCAGCATGTTATGCACCAAATGTTCACAGATGGCTTGGTACTACAAAGGACAACATACAAGCTTAATGTTTTGCTACttgaaacaaaatgtaaaaccaaATTTTGTGATACTAGATGATAGCATTTACTTCAGTCAATTACATAGAAGTTGGTAGTTGGTGTTGATAGCATTGTTTTCACtattatttgttgttgcatCCAGTGAAAAAATGTTATTAAGCTATTGTCATACAATTAGATAAAGCTCATATGAGTACACCCATATGGAGCGTTTTAGGCAATCTCTGCAAACATCTGTGGCACATTTGAAAAATCCAGGTCATTACATAATTTAATTCCTTGCTCTAAATCTGTGCAGTTGTATTAATAGTGCATAAACTCACCAACTCACTTGTTCACTGGGAAGGGCATCTCTTTGTGATattataaatgaaaatatatgaTAGATTATTCTCATTTGTGAAAAACCTAAAATCCTCCAACAAATAATGGTGGTTATTTGGGGTATTTTGGTCTTAGTGCTTACCAGCTTTACACCTTTTGCGGTTCTTGACAGGAAATTCAACTGTGACTGATGGTAAAACAGTGCCAATTTGTGATGTTCTTGCATAATATTTCTGCAGAATAAATGCATCAGatagtaataaataaataagtcaatGCACCAATTGTAAATGTCACAAGTGTGTAAATGCAGCAGTATCTGCTTTAATTAATGAATGTGTTCAGACTAACTTTGAGGGTACATCTCCATTCATTCTCTGTACAAACACTACACACAGTCATTGGGAGCCTTACCCAGCATGCACTTGGCAAAAAAACTGGAAATGGCACGAAAAAGCTGCCTGTCTTTAGCAGACATAACATCATGTCAGAAAAGCACATTCACAGTCACATCTACAGCTAGAGGCAAATTGAATAGGCTGTGGGAGGGAAAATGGTTTGCCTGCAGGATGAGAGAGGTCATTATGGTCATCATATCATTCCAAACAGATGCACCCCGCCAGAAATGGAAATACAACCTCCATTGCTAAGTACACAAGTCAACCTATGCGAACATTTGTATCTCCTGATCACAGAAATCCAATGTTGGCGCACTCTAAGGGAGCCAGTACCGCACATTCAGGCATGAAATTTGATGAAAGTGTAGAAAACGCTAGATGCAGACTGTGCCAAACTTTAAGGTTGGTGAAACACATAAATGTGCCTACATTTCAACTTCACTGCCAGCTAATTTGTCAGGCATGCATCGAATCACCATTTCTGCAGTGTATGTGAACTTTAAGAGTGATTGCactaaaatgatcaaatgagTTAATATTTTCCGTGTAGGTATCCTCTGCAGTTCTCTAGTCCTGCAATGCATTTGCTTCTATGCAGCACTATAGCATTGGGGCTCATTCATACTGTAGAGACTGAACCATTTTCAGtacatcaacagcagcagcagtacatcAAATAACATTTTCCAGTCTTAATTTGCCTgagagctgaaaaacatcctGTTTACGGGTCCCACACAATTTTTAAGCACTGTTGTTATGGATGATTAAATCACATTCATGATCATTGCAACTCTGCTGTTTCTTAGGAGTCAGATAGCATGAAGGAGTTACAGCACTCACACGTAACTACACACCAtccaccagcagagggcagcagcacATACCCTTCACACCCTCCTTCACACATGAGGCCTCCATTCTCAGGTTAcagtagttgtgtgtgtgcgcagttcATCCCTGTGTGTTGGACGCACCAATCGATAGTGGCTGAAGGGCTTACCCATGCCAGCC
This window of the Chaetodon auriga isolate fChaAug3 chromosome 14, fChaAug3.hap1, whole genome shotgun sequence genome carries:
- the chrm5a gene encoding muscarinic acetylcholine receptor M5a, encoding MEGESMLNSTVNTSTMDLHMVTHSLWEVITIATVSAVVSLITIVGNVLVMLSFKVNSQLKTVNNYYLLSLAAADLIIGVFSMNLYTSYILMGYWALGNLACDLWLAVDYVASNASVMNLLVISFDRYFSITRPLTYRAKRTPKRAGIMIGLAWLVSLILWAPPILCWQYFVGKRTVPERQCQIQFFSEPVITFGTAIAAFYIPVSVMTILYCRIYKETEKRTKDLAELQGINYPTDSGVTQPQKTIIRSCFSCKLRSASHDRNQASWSSSSRSNAAKSAATTNDEWSKAGQLTTFNSYASSEDEDRPVSPGGFQPSFRNQACETIKSGVGSESEQLSSYDEESFFQTPPKSNSQKSSKCVSYKFKPVVKDAHVEHHSKNGDTKMTSSTFSSAESMSVPSTSSTSKPIDATLKSQITKRKRMVLIKERKAAQTLSAILLAFILTWTPYNIMVLISTFCSDCIPLSLWHLGYWLCYVNSTVNPMCYALCNKTFQKTFRMLLLCQWKKKRIEEKLYWYGQNPVVSSKLT
- the LOC143332207 gene encoding fibrinogen-like protein 1-like protein; this encodes MTYLRCWLPAVALLLHSVAGLDMEHLQAENLNLIPPDEHNFVLNRGMRVLPRDCHEMLIASSGQARDGVYLIQPGDSPIVAFCAMQEGGWTVVQHITVNSSVNFDRTWDEYKLGFGDVTGDHWLGNEYLHQLTRGPGRYTLGVKLVDQDAITKMGEYDPFLVEDESSAYRLRLGLYQGTAIDALTLDTENYLHDNQRFTTKDRDNDNYFQNCAKLEFQGVPGGGWWYDACAGANLNRRNVIYWQKDCNKERLCKYAWMMVRPSDTVKLIHSGECKKDEL